Below is a genomic region from Vibrio mimicus.
CCTCAACTCTGACACGATCGCCATTACAGCGGATAGTTAATTTGGTGCTGTATGACCCCTCCAAAATCTTTTGGTTGACACTAGGGGGAAGCTTCTCGCCCGTTTCCAAATCGAGCCGTTCAATAACATGCGTCCCAACGAATGGAAGCCCACCGTCAGGGTAATCTTGTTGCATGAAAAGTTGGTCGATAAAAAACACGGCAAAAACCTGTCAATTAGCAATAATGAACATTTGTATGCGCAGAAATGATAATATGATGAGAGATAAAAATCTATGCAGTTGTGCACATTTAATTGCCACAAGTGAACATGTGAAAATCAGAAGCGAAAAAGCGGGGGGTATAATGTGTTAACAAAAATTCGGGGGATTCTCATGTCAGAAGAAGCAATAGCGAAGAGAATTAATGACGCCATAACCCAAAATGGCGGATATCAAAAAATTAGTGAAATAACTGGCATCAGTGTTAGCACTTTAGTTCGGGCAGCAAAAGGCAAAACAGAGCCAAAACTAAAAGATGTAATGTTAATAAGTTCAGCAACAGGAATACCCTTGAACAAAATAGCCTATGGAGAAGATGAAGAGTCTCCAGTTGAAAAATACATGGCTGAAATCGTTAAAGGTTTGGCAACAATGAACGATGTACTGTTCTCTGAAAGAATCGCAGAACTAGAAAGAAAAATTGAAGAGTTAAAAGGGTAAAAGTCCGGAATTCCGGACTTAGTTCGGGTGTAACAGGAACCCGAACCGCTTCGCGGTCATTTTGGCCGATTACGTGATTGCTTGTGCGATGGTGCGGCGCAGTCTTCAGGATGAAGTCTGCATCCGCATCCATTCGCACTAAGCCACTCCCTTCTCTCCTCCAATCCTCCTCCTCAGTTCTCGTCGTTGTCATTCCGTCGTTTGGTCGTTATTGTGGGTTATGCCATAAAATAAAAATCGCGCACTAGGCGCGATAGAATCAAAGAAGGTTATGACGAAACTACCGCGCGGAATTAGCAACGCAGGAAGTGCTTGGTATTCGTTCCGCTTGGTTACTCATTTTCTCTCTACACGCGAGCGTATAGCAGAGAAAATCGAGTTACAGGTTATTCGTGATCTAAACGATCTCGTTGGAAACTATGAAAAGAAGCTTCTTCTCTGCAATCCTCACATTGGACATCATCTCCGCCAAATGCTTCGCGGTAAGCTTGTAACAATTCAGCATCTGATAACTCACATGTACAGTTGTTATGATGCCCGCCTGGGTCAGTTACACCAGAACAAGTTTGAGTAAGAAAGTCAGAAAGTACATCTTGTTGCCTTTCTGATAGAGATGAAAACCCATGGTCAACTGCTCTTTGAGCAAGACCTCTAGCAAAATCTGGCTCGACATTATCATAGAAACCAATACTTAGTTGATGTCTAAGAATATCTTCAATAACGCTCATAAATATATGCCCCATCGTACTGTAAAATTGAGTGCATAGTAAATTAGAGGTAAAAGATACACAAGTTCATCAGAGTTAACTGCTCAAGATACAGGCACACACTTAATGCGTATTATCCGACATTATATTACGTGCTCACTTTGGCAGAACGATGCAGCAAGCTGCCCACCTTCTGCTGCAAGTGAGGCCGCCAGTGCTTGCGCAATGGTACTGACGGCTGCCACTCAACATAATGACGTGCCTCATAATACGCACTAAGGTGTTTTGGTTTTATGGGGAATTTTTGATGCCTCTCAGC
It encodes:
- a CDS encoding helix-turn-helix domain-containing protein, with protein sequence MSEEAIAKRINDAITQNGGYQKISEITGISVSTLVRAAKGKTEPKLKDVMLISSATGIPLNKIAYGEDEESPVEKYMAEIVKGLATMNDVLFSERIAELERKIEELKG